In Pseudobdellovibrionaceae bacterium, the following proteins share a genomic window:
- a CDS encoding rhodanese-like domain-containing protein, with translation MFITNDTLGIQEISCQTLFETKDTQDFILIDVRQPDEFTGELGHIENSKLITLGPELEEELGRLDQTQSYIFICRSGARSAHATGYAQTLGFNKVYNMLGGMIEWNRLGYPVQY, from the coding sequence ATGTTTATCACCAACGACACCTTAGGCATTCAAGAGATCAGTTGCCAGACCCTTTTTGAAACTAAAGACACACAAGATTTCATTTTGATTGATGTCAGGCAACCTGACGAATTCACAGGTGAGCTTGGCCATATCGAAAACTCAAAGCTCATCACTCTAGGCCCCGAGCTCGAAGAGGAATTAGGGCGCCTAGATCAAACTCAAAGCTATATTTTTATATGCAGAAGCGGAGCCAGATCTGCCCACGCCACAGGTTATGCGCAAACCTTAGGATTTAATAAAGTGTATAACATGTTAGGCGGTATGATCGAATGGAACCGCCTAGGCTACCCCGTCCAATACTAA